tgATCCAACTGCCCATTTATAAACACTGGAGTGTACAATGATCCATGATCCGTTTAGTtctttgggtgggtcccaccatgaatccCCCATGGAGAGACTCCATCAATTGGATAGTGAGGAAGCAACAATCCACGTGATATTCCGGCATTCACTCCTCTATCATCATAGCCGCCTTCTTTATTGGTTCGAAAAAAACAAGAGAagagacagagagggagagagagagcgacGGCCCTCTCGGTTTCATGCATCACCGCTTCAACACGTATTCCTTGACCCACCAAGATGAACGTTAcatatggtgggccatttttcctCAAGTTAGTTTTCCCTCCACACAACTCTTATCTTTCAGAGGGATAGTGATAGGAGAACCGTTCATCTCTTGTCTCTCATCAGGAGGCAGGATTTGTAGTGTTGTAGATCACTCTTCTGTCTTTAACGTTTTTATTTTTGCATGCAACGTTTTTATTTTCCACTGATGCCCCACTTCAGTAGAAAATCCAGTACATATCATGATGATCACCTGGAGAGAAAATTGAAACCATCCACTCATCATGGCCCACACACATCCACTAATCATATCATCGACAACCCATTGATTTAAATGGTGTAACCCATTGGTTCAATGAATTACACTGGTTTTCATCCCAAGTCATCTTTATACTGCTGACTCCCTTTTGCACGGCTCGGATCTGATACACAATTCGGCACCTTTACAAAGTCAAGGACCGTTTCGAAAGGGGAgactgaaaaaataataataatacatcaATGCATTTCATTTTACACTTATTTTAAATAGTGTAGTTATTTAAATAATAGTTATTGACAAATCATGAACATCTGTCTTATTTCGACAAGACCATACAAATGAATCTTTTCAATAACCAAATGGCCCCTCAGGTTGGCACATCGAACGACTTGCATTGACTTAAATAAAATTGATTTCTATTGCTTTCAAGCCTGTCAAGTAGCAACAGTAGTTGTACTAgacagaattttattttatttttttctttttttcgggTTGGcttttagtacaccccactgtcggttcacacttcactgttagccgccCCATTAGGgccgataccaagacctcagtgttgaaacgagctatctttcactcagcctaccacatGAGCCATGGGTCAAGTTGTAGTACAAGACAGGTTGATAATGTTATAATTGAGTGGTTTGTCAAACAACCAAATTGTGGATGGATGGTAAGCAATGATATTAGCATATGTACGAGGATTTGACAATTGATAGTAGCACATATGAGGCACTTGAAAATTAATGACAGTACTCGTGATACATGTCAGGTGTTTGAAGATGGATAATGAGATATGTGAGGCACTTGATTATTGACAGTGACAGGCACATCGTGTGTGTCATTTGAAGACAGACGATAGTACATGTGGCATATCACATTAGGGCGTGTATGACTTGTGTGAGATATTCTATCAGTGGTGTCTCATGTGCTACTGGTTAGTAGTCCAACTGCCAATACTAGAATGGAGTACTGCACATGGTACGTGGGTCCACCCTTCTTGATTTGAACGGTTCTGGACTATATAGGCATCATTATTACTGGCCAATTGTGCAATTTTTATACTGATTAGACAACCTAAAattagtgaagtgtgaactgaaagTTGGGTGTAATAAaaagccaaaaagaaaaagaaaaaagagagacaaCATGAAATTAGTAGGTTTCCTTGTTTATTATCCTCGATGCCTTTTTTTCCATTTGCTTAATTACGTAGGACCTCCTAAGTTGAGTTTGCTAGTTTGCTAGTGGAATCATCCATCTTCTCAGCACACCATGTGATGTGCATGTTCTAAGCCTCCCTTAtcgggagcggatcaggtgttatCCAGGTAACAAGTTAGTAGGTGttgccctgaccatggggcccaactCGATGTGTGTCTTGTATATCCACGCggttcatcagtttttccagttcattttaggtcaTGTTTCCAAAACTAAtacagatccatatctcaagtggatcacaccaccggaaacagttttcattaaacatccaccattaaaaacttcctatggcccactataatgtttatttcccatccaacctgttgagaaggtcacataaacctggatgaagggaaaacacaaatagcatcttgatccaaaacttttgtggcccccaagaagattttaatggtgggcattcaatctctactgtatggtccacttgagatttgtatctgcttcattttttgaaccataccctaaaatgagctggaaaaaaatgatggacggtgtggatatacaacacatacatcaaagtgggccccacagtcatacTAATATCCACTAATtaacccgggtaacacctaaacCGCTCCCTCTCTTACCCAAATGTCAGATGGACTGACTCATCCGAGGTGAGGCCCACCGAACATTCAAGATCCCCAAATGGATGGTCACGCAtgaattttaattttgaaattcaGAAAAAGCTGGTGTCCCCTTTACATCCAGCTTTTTCCCAAGAGAGAGgtgtttgctagaatacatccagACGTATTGCAACACATCcaagatgtattctagcaaacctctttCCAAGATACACACAGCAACATGGAATGTGTGCAAgttccaggccattcatcagataTGAGCCATCATGAAATTTCTCAGCCCAAAAAATCATATTGGCCGAATGTAGATAGTGGGCCTTTTTCCTTATTTAATCAATGATTTTAACAAATTTATTATGGATAATCAGGTGGTTTGGGTGGGGTTTCCACACCCGAGAAATCGGTTGCCGTTCCATTGTTAGTGACCACAGCAGTGGACCCCATCATCATAGCGGATACCCGATATAGGAGATCCAGCAGCAGCAACAGGCGTTCTTCTTGGGGCGACCCCAGAAGGATACTTTTCTTCTTTGCCACCTTGTAAGCTTCCCTTCTCCTCCTCTTCTTTCATGCtatgcatggcccacttgatacctCTGATATGGACGGTTGGATCTGCATGACACTTGGAAAATGTTGGTAGCCTGGTAAGTTATGATGTTATGTTTATAGAAACTGGGAAACCCTTATTCCCACATGCTAGATCCtagccgttcattaggtggggtaCACAATTATGTGGGACGTGGATCATGGGTCCATTTCTTCTGTCCCATTCTTTTGTACACATTTTCCTCCCTAGATAGTGAACTGACATGATTTTTTTGTCCCGTGGAGTATCTATAtgtagtaggccccacttggtacatttctccaccgtggatggaccatgcctcatAAGACCAGAAATCTGTTGGGTGGGCCATGCCTAGCTATTGATAATAGGCAAGCAGCCAACATGGAATCATTCCCAACATCCAAAAAAGTAAAATCATATATTCTTTTTTGTTGCAGGTCGAGCATGGGCACAATCATACTAATATATTTCACCCTCTCCCTGGGGAAGATCAACGGTACGGATGAGGCACTCGcccaataaaaaaagaaaaagacagtaTGAGAATGGAAGAAGAAACAAAACAAAGAGCATTGTAGAAGAAGGTGGagaagaaaacagagagaaaacAAAGAGCAAAAGGGTAGGTTCAAACAGAGCTTTTACAGTATTTCCATTGTATGTATCAGCTTTTGGATTTGTCTGTTTCTCTGTTTAAAGGTTAATGGAGGGGGAGCAGTTGCCTCTTCTGCTTCATTTTAGAATGTGGGAAGTtgcttttcttttcgttttttttttttggttgtgggCCTTGTGGCTTTCATGTGCGGATGGataatgtaaaaaaataattaaaaataaaaataataaaataataaaaaactgcCTCTCATGGCCTGCTAATGGACTGTGACACATTCTAGCATGGCACACATGTGAGATCAAAGCTATATTTCGAGGGACTCGCGGTACTGGGCCTGACTTAGCCAGGACtcggagagatttttttttttgactcgATATGATTCGAACTGAATCATTCACCTCCTGGGTGGAGATTTTTctgaaaataaagaaagtggagaGTGGAGAATGTAGTGTCGAGTCGAattttcaggtttttgaactaATGAGATCAAGACCGTTCATCCCTCAAGTGCTGCTGGAAGATGTCCTGACCCAAAAGTGGACCACCCCCAAAATTTGCGTTGGCGCGTTTTCCTGCAATGGTGCTCTGTTGTATGGTCAGGATCTCTTACAGGTGTGGGGGTGTCACCTTTTACAGATCACCTGCTTGTGCAGTTGAATTACTCAATATGGAAAACATACCATCACCAGACCAGACCACGTCGTCTCGATCAAACTCCACTTCAAGCAAATCCTAAGATAGCATACCCACTCTGGGGTAGCTGAGATGGATAGCATACCCACTCTCCCAGGATGGAGTCTCCTTCCTGTGGAGGCTTGAGAGGCAGTGGCCCCAACATCCATGATACTAAGAAAAAACAGTAACATAATGTTATAAATGGCCCGTAACGAGCCTGTAACGGCCATAACAGGCCGATACAGGACTGCAATGGACCGATAAGGGGCTGATGCAGTTTCTTCcttttaagaaaatattttaCCATTACGATCCATATCATAACAGCCACTTCTTGAATATCTTACTAACATCCTACCAAACAGAAAATTAGTCTCCTGCAAATTCTTAGAGCAGTTGGAACTACCTAAATGTAAAAAGTCTCCTACAAACTCTTAGAGCAGTTGGACTAACCTAAATATTCAACAAGCAAttgaactatctacaccattggCCTCACTCTAAGAAGAtcgactaagggcctgtttgggagcttggatttgaaatgcattggaatccaaatcacaattatattggaatcgaagtgattttgaatCCTCTTTTGTATTTGGTTGAAGTGCACTAGTATCAAATCTTCTGTTTGAGAGCGTGTATTTGGAATTCTTCAGTATATTCATAGGACctgaatttaattaattaaatcaacttTCATATACCAacttgttgtgtgtgtgtgtgtgatatttgatagaatgattgtagTAAGTTCAccaaaatatatactttggccacAAATGAGGAAATTTCCAGCcttcggtgggccacaaatgtaaggatcacacATAAGCGACTCATCGACATTTTTTAACCGTCTATTTAAATGTCCTatgtttggatggttcagatcattctatGAATGTCATTTTAGCAATGCAATCGATAATTAGATTATTTTGGGGTATCATTAGCGTGCCATGTATacaatagattagtagcctaaCGACACGTTCGTTAGGCTTGTTGACTCTCTTGCATTTAAAAATGAGTAAAAACGGCAGTTCATTTGAATTACTCCACAATCCAGCATTTTGTTGAGATTTCAAAACAAAAGGACATATTTGAAATACCTCCAGATCCAAGGCTGCCAAATGAAAAGTAGCTAttggatttgaaatacacccacttacctccaaatccaaggccgccaaATGAAAAGTAGCTAttggatttgaaatacacccACTTACCTCCAAATCCAAGGTGCTAAACGACCCCTAAGCATAATAAGACCAATCACT
This region of Magnolia sinica isolate HGM2019 chromosome 1, MsV1, whole genome shotgun sequence genomic DNA includes:
- the LOC131239060 gene encoding uncharacterized protein LOC131239060, whose amino-acid sequence is MVEISKGGCEREDNSEKMGSVEKGGMMKRSERCDSFALDIENLLHFADMDLTGSPRSTLQRNLSRKGCGRGERKGAGQKEKPDTPKGGLGGVSTPEKSVAVPLLVTTAVDPIIIADTRYRRSSSSNRRSSWGDPRRILFFFATLSSMGTIILIYFTLSLGKINGTDEALAQ